From Tepidisphaeraceae bacterium, a single genomic window includes:
- a CDS encoding sensor domain-containing diguanylate cyclase, giving the protein MGACLLSSTLRQLRDKSLRWQLVGLCMTGTAACTVAAGVALNWARSPGEGTGIELLHTRVFLLMLSLGGICAIAVAIVAGKMLRPLHQIRQSMLNVMAGQYDVAPKIAPFGREMVQLDDAFRQMVGSLRDKHAVGDDAKLVLAARTQTVDRLLEFSQTIQGAGRPDQVFQTLSYFLQQELSLAGLMVLAVEPGATPSTQVKASYPTDLNVSERIIADIDSTVCPCLRQNLPRLFACEKSPIRCAIDSVLALPPAHPAYCIPFNIRKSQCVAHMLLPIGQTWTEDRRQLAQTYINTAHSALVSLNLLAEAEKQSMTDVLTGLYNRRSMESLLEREVALAERHQHTLSIVMIDMDKFKEVNDTHGHAAGDYMLKSFADCVRITLRKTDLAFRYGGDEFCIALPQTPIEQAQQVVQKLRQAYMSVDFSDAIAKLEHQPTLSIGVAERAKPSILTLQALLAAADTALYDAKNNNRNCIKLYTPPKAA; this is encoded by the coding sequence ATGGGCGCATGTCTACTCTCAAGCACGCTCCGTCAACTGCGGGACAAGTCACTTCGTTGGCAGTTGGTGGGCCTATGCATGACCGGCACGGCCGCCTGCACGGTGGCCGCTGGCGTTGCGCTGAACTGGGCGCGCTCGCCGGGCGAAGGGACGGGGATCGAACTTCTGCACACGCGGGTCTTCCTGCTGATGCTCTCGCTGGGTGGCATCTGCGCGATCGCCGTCGCGATCGTCGCGGGCAAGATGCTTCGGCCACTTCACCAGATCCGCCAATCCATGTTAAACGTGATGGCCGGCCAGTACGACGTCGCGCCCAAGATCGCCCCCTTCGGGCGCGAGATGGTTCAGCTGGACGACGCGTTCCGCCAGATGGTCGGCTCGCTGCGCGATAAGCACGCCGTGGGCGACGACGCCAAGCTGGTGCTGGCCGCCCGCACGCAAACGGTCGATCGGTTGCTGGAGTTCTCACAGACGATCCAAGGCGCCGGCCGACCGGACCAGGTCTTCCAAACGCTGTCGTACTTCCTGCAGCAGGAGCTTTCACTGGCGGGGCTCATGGTGCTGGCGGTCGAGCCGGGCGCCACGCCGTCCACGCAGGTGAAGGCTTCGTACCCTACCGACCTGAACGTCTCAGAACGCATCATCGCCGACATCGATTCGACCGTCTGCCCCTGCCTGCGGCAGAACCTACCCCGGTTGTTCGCGTGCGAGAAGTCGCCCATCCGCTGCGCGATCGACAGCGTCCTGGCGCTGCCCCCGGCGCACCCGGCGTACTGCATTCCGTTCAACATCCGCAAGAGCCAGTGCGTCGCCCATATGTTGCTGCCGATCGGGCAGACGTGGACGGAGGACCGCAGGCAGCTGGCACAGACGTACATCAACACCGCCCATTCGGCGCTCGTGTCGCTCAACCTGCTGGCGGAAGCGGAAAAGCAGAGCATGACGGACGTGCTGACCGGCCTGTACAACCGCCGGTCGATGGAGAGCCTGCTGGAGCGCGAGGTCGCGTTGGCCGAGCGGCACCAGCACACGCTGTCGATCGTGATGATCGACATGGACAAGTTCAAGGAAGTGAACGACACGCACGGCCACGCCGCCGGCGACTACATGCTGAAGTCGTTCGCCGACTGCGTCCGCATCACGCTGCGCAAGACGGATCTCGCCTTCCGTTACGGCGGTGACGAGTTCTGCATCGCCCTACCGCAGACCCCGATCGAACAGGCCCAGCAGGTCGTGCAGAAGCTACGGCAGGCATACATGTCGGTCGACTTCAGCGACGCGATCGCCAAGCTTGAACACCAGCCCACCCTCAGCATCGGCGTCGCCGAGCGGGCCAAACCGTCGATCCTGACCCTGCAAGCCCTGTTGGCTGCTGCCGACACGGCGCTGTACGACGCGAAGAACAACAACCGCAACTGCATCAAGCTCTACACGCCGCCCAAAGCCGCGTGA
- a CDS encoding RecX family transcriptional regulator, giving the protein MPVITQISEQKRRQNRRNIYLDGAFAFGVNLNVVATFRLREGLSLSAEQVAEIERGEVRQECFDRAIRLLEGRLHSRAELKKKLGRHEYGDAVIEGVLTDLERLNYIDDARFAKSKATTTAQYKHHGKRRAMQELMRAGVKGSVAKAALDEVYDATDPVAEARALAEKQAARLSRLDPIVAKRRLVGMLQRRGFDYEAIKPVVDAVLGGRSGDD; this is encoded by the coding sequence ATGCCCGTCATCACCCAAATCTCCGAACAAAAGCGCCGCCAGAATCGGCGGAACATCTATCTGGATGGCGCGTTCGCGTTCGGCGTGAACCTGAACGTGGTCGCGACGTTTCGGCTGCGCGAGGGGCTGTCGCTGTCGGCCGAGCAGGTGGCGGAGATCGAGCGGGGGGAAGTTCGGCAGGAATGCTTTGATCGCGCCATCCGCCTGCTGGAAGGGCGGTTGCACAGCCGGGCGGAACTGAAGAAGAAGCTAGGCCGGCACGAGTACGGCGACGCCGTCATTGAAGGGGTGCTGACTGACCTCGAACGGCTGAACTACATCGACGATGCGCGTTTCGCCAAATCGAAGGCCACGACGACGGCTCAATACAAGCACCACGGCAAACGCCGCGCGATGCAGGAACTGATGCGGGCCGGCGTGAAGGGCAGCGTCGCCAAGGCGGCATTGGACGAGGTCTACGATGCTACCGACCCCGTCGCCGAGGCCCGCGCGCTGGCGGAGAAGCAGGCTGCGCGACTATCGCGGCTGGACCCGATCGTCGCCAAGCGCCGCCTCGTCGGCATGCTCCAGCGGCGGGGGTTTGACTATGAGGCGATCAAGCCCGTAGTGGACGCTGTGCTCGGCGGCCGCAGTGGTGACGATTGA
- a CDS encoding PIN domain-containing protein, translating into MRVLLDTNVLLDVLLRRQPFLEPAVNVWAALETGRADGVVAAISVNNVYYVIAKTRDRAVAREAVDILLKAFPIAAVDGDILTKAFASPLVDYEDAIQAFAGERFGATHVIRRDPDGFAGGPLRVLSPTEFLEVVSTP; encoded by the coding sequence GTGAGGGTTCTCCTCGATACGAACGTGCTACTGGACGTCTTGCTGCGCCGCCAACCCTTTTTGGAACCCGCTGTGAATGTCTGGGCGGCGTTGGAAACCGGGCGGGCGGACGGTGTCGTCGCCGCGATAAGCGTCAACAATGTTTACTACGTCATTGCTAAGACGCGCGATCGCGCCGTCGCACGCGAGGCGGTCGACATCCTGCTGAAGGCGTTCCCGATCGCAGCGGTTGATGGGGACATTCTCACTAAGGCGTTCGCAAGTCCTCTGGTCGATTACGAGGACGCTATTCAAGCATTTGCTGGCGAGCGATTCGGTGCAACGCATGTCATCAGGCGCGATCCAGATGGATTCGCAGGCGGTCCACTCCGCGTACTTTCGCCAACGGAATTTCTGGAAGTTGTAAGCACCCCTTAG
- the ffh gene encoding signal recognition particle protein produces MFDALTDKLSDALRSLSGKGRISEENVRDAIADVRTALLEADVNFKVVNDFVAAVTEKAAGQEVIKSLQPGQLMVKIVYDELVNLMGPVDTKIYTVTPGPTVIMMCGLQGSGKTTTCGKLALYLKGKGLNPMLAAADLQRPAAVEQLRVVGEQVGVPVYLDNTKIAPHGEVAKGAATAVCKAAVQYAKQNGRDIVILDTAGRLAIDDALMAELKDVNTQLNPHQVFLVLDAMTGQDAVESAKRFNEQLEIDGLILTKFDSDTRGGALLSSKVITGKPVKFLGIGEKLDRLEEFRAEGMAQRILGMGDIVGLVNEAMEKFDEEQTAKLQEKMEKGTFTLEDYMAQMTQVKKLGPMGKVMGMIPGMNQLSKTLGQNEGLIENQMGRMQAIYDSMTKKERRNTDLLDGNRRRRISQGAGVAPHEVSQFIKQFEMTRNVMRSFAGMGAMGKMRAMKSIMGGGLGGLAGGGAPALRTKKSGFMEKKDRNKKKKR; encoded by the coding sequence ATGTTCGACGCATTAACCGACAAGCTTTCCGACGCCCTGCGCAGCCTGAGCGGCAAGGGTCGCATCTCCGAAGAAAACGTGCGCGACGCCATCGCCGACGTGCGCACCGCGCTGCTCGAAGCCGACGTGAACTTCAAGGTCGTCAACGACTTCGTCGCCGCCGTCACCGAGAAGGCGGCCGGGCAGGAGGTCATCAAGAGCCTTCAGCCGGGCCAGCTGATGGTGAAGATCGTCTACGACGAGCTTGTGAACCTCATGGGCCCGGTCGACACGAAGATCTACACCGTTACGCCCGGGCCCACCGTCATCATGATGTGCGGGCTGCAGGGTAGCGGTAAGACGACCACCTGCGGCAAACTGGCGCTCTACCTGAAGGGCAAGGGCCTGAACCCCATGCTGGCCGCCGCCGACCTGCAACGGCCCGCCGCCGTCGAACAGCTGCGCGTGGTGGGCGAACAGGTGGGCGTGCCGGTCTACCTCGACAACACGAAGATCGCCCCGCACGGCGAGGTCGCCAAGGGTGCCGCGACCGCGGTGTGTAAGGCCGCGGTGCAGTACGCGAAGCAGAACGGCCGCGACATCGTCATCCTCGATACTGCCGGCCGACTGGCGATCGACGACGCCCTGATGGCCGAGCTGAAGGACGTCAACACCCAGCTCAACCCGCACCAGGTCTTCCTCGTCTTAGACGCCATGACCGGCCAGGACGCCGTCGAATCCGCTAAGCGGTTCAACGAGCAGCTTGAGATCGACGGCCTGATTTTGACTAAGTTCGACTCCGACACGCGCGGCGGCGCGTTGCTGTCGTCCAAAGTCATCACCGGCAAGCCGGTGAAGTTCCTCGGCATTGGTGAGAAGCTCGATCGGCTCGAAGAGTTTCGGGCCGAGGGCATGGCCCAGCGCATCCTCGGCATGGGCGACATCGTCGGCCTCGTGAACGAGGCGATGGAAAAGTTCGACGAGGAACAGACGGCCAAGCTCCAGGAAAAGATGGAGAAGGGCACGTTCACGCTCGAAGACTACATGGCCCAGATGACCCAGGTGAAAAAGCTGGGCCCGATGGGCAAGGTCATGGGCATGATTCCCGGCATGAACCAGCTCTCGAAGACGCTGGGGCAGAACGAGGGCCTGATCGAGAACCAGATGGGTCGCATGCAGGCGATCTACGACTCGATGACGAAGAAGGAACGCCGCAACACCGACCTGCTAGACGGCAACCGCCGCCGGCGCATCTCGCAGGGCGCGGGCGTGGCGCCGCACGAGGTCAGCCAGTTCATCAAGCAGTTCGAGATGACGCGCAACGTAATGCGCTCGTTCGCCGGCATGGGCGCAATGGGCAAGATGCGCGCTATGAAGAGCATCATGGGCGGCGGCCTCGGTGGCCTGGCCGGTGGCGGGGCGCCGGCGCTGCGAACGAAGAAGAGCGGGTTCATGGAGAAGAAGGACCGGAATAAGAAGAAGAAGCGGTAG
- a CDS encoding PilZ domain-containing protein: MAAMLRMSDWDTQESYDNRRLFQRRELRTRVEGRRLDHSIEARQQSHLSLALRDLSLGGLSAISQTPVQQGERLSVFFPPHGAQRGWDAYGKVLRCEPSSAGYRLAVEFDPLPMAA; the protein is encoded by the coding sequence ATGGCTGCCATGCTGCGAATGTCCGATTGGGATACCCAGGAGAGCTACGACAACCGCCGCCTCTTCCAACGTAGGGAGTTGCGGACGCGTGTCGAGGGGCGTCGTCTGGACCACTCGATCGAGGCCCGCCAGCAATCGCACCTGAGCCTCGCCCTTCGCGACCTGTCGCTCGGCGGCCTATCTGCCATCAGCCAGACGCCCGTGCAGCAGGGAGAGCGCCTCAGCGTCTTCTTCCCGCCCCATGGCGCTCAGCGTGGCTGGGATGCGTACGGCAAGGTGCTGCGCTGCGAACCAAGCAGCGCCGGGTATCGACTGGCGGTCGAGTTCGATCCGCTTCCGATGGCGGCTTGA